Proteins from a genomic interval of Maylandia zebra isolate NMK-2024a linkage group LG15, Mzebra_GT3a, whole genome shotgun sequence:
- the zbtb25 gene encoding zinc finger and BTB domain-containing protein 25 isoform X2, producing MYTGMCPKQPVDQSRLQEGIKFLHAYQLCRKTGEGAAETANNVVRMSNLYGIQISSQLASKEGPGVPKTTTVSRGAEDGRSSDRGARSHSQLSLAVGLEGVSSDHQASALRCSVASGDDSDISTTHIKQERLEEEEDGEEGPGAGSPIQDSSPIQGLLFKDRPLVLLCPRCGERCSSPEGLREHLFSHALDPARLMEGLSQGGELEAGLEEGPPGTQEQLDAGCLEEALRQSQALANQLAAELRRSRGGGGSGGGGSSPAPSLHSRKRKIACAVCSLRFSHKSQLQEHMYTHTGKPSRYHRYNRLCSQLFQASAHFCDSAAEPGGGAGGGASVGTPIALSEEPNRDTQDNGSSCYSLDSEISQESVDGVPVE from the coding sequence ATGTACACCGGTATGTGTCCCAAACAGCCGGTGGACCAGAGCCGGCTGCAGGAGGGCATTAAGTTCCTTCACGCCTACCAGCTGTGCCGCAAAACTGGTGAGGGTGCTGCTGAGACTGCTAACAACGTGGTCCGCATGTCCAACCTCTATGGCATTCAGATCTCTTCCCAGCTGGCCAGCAAGGAGGGACCCGGAGTCCCCAAGACCACCACGGTGTCCCGCGGGGCCGAGGATGGGCGGTCCTCTGACCGAGGGGCCCGGTCTCACTCCCAGCTGTCCCTTGCTGTCGGACTGGAGGGGGTATCATCGGACCATCAGGCCTCAGCGCTACGTTGCTCTGTGGCATCCGGAGACGATTCTGACATCTCAACTACCCATATCAAGCAGGAACGcttagaggaggaggaggacggcgAGGAGGGTCCAGGTGCAGGGTCTCCAATTCAGGACAGCAGTCCTATTCAGGGCCTCCTGTTCAAAGACCGGCCGCTAGTGCTGCTCTGTCCCCGCTGTGGAGAGCGCTGCTCCTCCCCAGAGGGCCTGCGGGAGCACCTATTCAGCCACGCCCTCGACCCCGCCCGTCTCATGGAGGGGCTGTCACAGGGTGGCGAGCTGGAAGCCGGCCTAGAGGAGGGTCCTCCAGGAACCCAGGAGCAGCTGGATGCAGGATGTTTGGAGGAAGCTCTGAGACAGAGCCAGGCGCTAGCCAACCAGCTGGCTGCTGAGCTGAGGCGGAGCCGAGGAGGTGGTGGGAGTGGAGGAGGGGGGAGTAGCCCTGCTCCCTCCCTGCACTCACGCAAACGTAAGATTGCCTGCGCCGTCTGCAGCCTACGCTTCTCCCACAAGAGCCAGCTGCAGGAGCACATGTACACCCACACAGGCAAGCCGTCCCGCTACCACCGCTACAATCGCCTCTGCAGCCAGCTCTTCCAGGCCTCCGCCCACTTCTGCGACAGTGCTGCTGAGCCTGGGGGAGGGGCTGGGGGTGGAGCTTCAGTGGGCACCCCCATAGCTCTCTCTGAGGAGCCCAACAGGGACACTCAGGACAATGGCAGCTCCTGCTACTCCCTGGACTCTGAGATCTCCCAGGAGAGTGTGGACGGCGTTCCGGTTGAGTGA
- the zbtb25 gene encoding zinc finger and BTB domain-containing protein 25 isoform X1, whose translation MEVSSHSLFLLQQLNVQREFGFLCDCTVAIGNVYFKAHRAVLAAFSNYFKMIFIHQSSECIKIQPTDIQPDVFSYLLHIMYTGMCPKQPVDQSRLQEGIKFLHAYQLCRKTGEGAAETANNVVRMSNLYGIQISSQLASKEGPGVPKTTTVSRGAEDGRSSDRGARSHSQLSLAVGLEGVSSDHQASALRCSVASGDDSDISTTHIKQERLEEEEDGEEGPGAGSPIQDSSPIQGLLFKDRPLVLLCPRCGERCSSPEGLREHLFSHALDPARLMEGLSQGGELEAGLEEGPPGTQEQLDAGCLEEALRQSQALANQLAAELRRSRGGGGSGGGGSSPAPSLHSRKRKIACAVCSLRFSHKSQLQEHMYTHTGKPSRYHRYNRLCSQLFQASAHFCDSAAEPGGGAGGGASVGTPIALSEEPNRDTQDNGSSCYSLDSEISQESVDGVPVE comes from the exons ATGGAGGTGTCGTCGCACAGCCTCTTCCTGCTGCAGCAGCTCAACGTGCAGAGGGAATTTGGTTTCCTGTGTGACTGCACCGTCGCCATCGGAAACGTCTACTTCAAAGCTCACCGCGCTGTGCTGGCTGCCTTCTCCAACTACTTCAAGATGATCTTCATCCACCAGTCCAG CGAGTGTATAAAGATCCAGCCCACGGACATCCAGCCGGACGTCTTCAGCTACCTGTTGCACATCATGTACACCGGTATGTGTCCCAAACAGCCGGTGGACCAGAGCCGGCTGCAGGAGGGCATTAAGTTCCTTCACGCCTACCAGCTGTGCCGCAAAACTGGTGAGGGTGCTGCTGAGACTGCTAACAACGTGGTCCGCATGTCCAACCTCTATGGCATTCAGATCTCTTCCCAGCTGGCCAGCAAGGAGGGACCCGGAGTCCCCAAGACCACCACGGTGTCCCGCGGGGCCGAGGATGGGCGGTCCTCTGACCGAGGGGCCCGGTCTCACTCCCAGCTGTCCCTTGCTGTCGGACTGGAGGGGGTATCATCGGACCATCAGGCCTCAGCGCTACGTTGCTCTGTGGCATCCGGAGACGATTCTGACATCTCAACTACCCATATCAAGCAGGAACGcttagaggaggaggaggacggcgAGGAGGGTCCAGGTGCAGGGTCTCCAATTCAGGACAGCAGTCCTATTCAGGGCCTCCTGTTCAAAGACCGGCCGCTAGTGCTGCTCTGTCCCCGCTGTGGAGAGCGCTGCTCCTCCCCAGAGGGCCTGCGGGAGCACCTATTCAGCCACGCCCTCGACCCCGCCCGTCTCATGGAGGGGCTGTCACAGGGTGGCGAGCTGGAAGCCGGCCTAGAGGAGGGTCCTCCAGGAACCCAGGAGCAGCTGGATGCAGGATGTTTGGAGGAAGCTCTGAGACAGAGCCAGGCGCTAGCCAACCAGCTGGCTGCTGAGCTGAGGCGGAGCCGAGGAGGTGGTGGGAGTGGAGGAGGGGGGAGTAGCCCTGCTCCCTCCCTGCACTCACGCAAACGTAAGATTGCCTGCGCCGTCTGCAGCCTACGCTTCTCCCACAAGAGCCAGCTGCAGGAGCACATGTACACCCACACAGGCAAGCCGTCCCGCTACCACCGCTACAATCGCCTCTGCAGCCAGCTCTTCCAGGCCTCCGCCCACTTCTGCGACAGTGCTGCTGAGCCTGGGGGAGGGGCTGGGGGTGGAGCTTCAGTGGGCACCCCCATAGCTCTCTCTGAGGAGCCCAACAGGGACACTCAGGACAATGGCAGCTCCTGCTACTCCCTGGACTCTGAGATCTCCCAGGAGAGTGTGGACGGCGTTCCGGTTGAGTGA